The window GAACGTCGGCCTTGGTGGTAATCTCACCCTGGTCTCCGCTCCGGCCGGGTTCGGCAAGACGACATTGCTAAGCCAATGGGCTGAAAAGCAGGACCGATCAGTGGCCTGGGTGTCGCTTGACCGTGGTGACAATGACCCCATTCGTTTCTGGACCTATGTCATAGCAGCCATGCAGAGAGTGCGCCCCAACCTGGGGGAAACAGTTCTGTCGGCGCTCAGCGCTTCCCAACGTCAGGCCCCTCTGACCGAGGCGATGCTGACAGGGCTGATCAATGAAATCGCTGAGGTGGATGCCCAACCCTTTGTGCTCGTCCTGGATGATTATCACCTTATTGACAATCGTCAGGTTAACGACGATGTTGCTTTTTTGGTCGAGTTTTCGCCGTCAGGAATGCACGTAATTCTTTCCGGACGCGCCGATCCGCCTTGGCCGTTGGCGCGCATGCGTGCTCGTCGCCAGATGAATGAGTTGCGTAGCAAAGATATGCGCTTTACCCAAGAGGAAGCGACTGCATTTCTCAACGATGTGATGGGATTGGACCTGTCGGTTGAAGATATCGCAATTTTGGATTCGCAAACCGAGGGATGGATCGCCGGTTTGCAGATGGCTGCGCTGTCGATGCAGGGTCGAGAGGATGTCTCGGGTTTCATCAATGCGTTTTCTGGCAGCCATCGCTTCATATTGGATTATCTGGTGGAAGAGGTTCTCGAACGCTGTCCTGCCGGCACCCGGGATTTTCTAATCAAGACCTCTGTTCTGGAACGGATGACCGCCCCCCTGTGTGACGCCATCACGGGCAGGAACGACAGCGCCCATGTCTTGGCGGAACTGGAACAGGCCAACTTGTTTTTGGTTCCGCTCGATGACGAGAGGCGCTGGTATCGCTATCACCATCTGTTCGGTGATCTGTTGTACAGCCGCCTGGAGCAGCACCAGCCGGATCAGATTGAGGCCCTCCATCGCCGCGCAAGCGAGTGGAATGAAAAAAACGGATTGCTTGCGGAAGCGATGAGCCATGCGTCTGCGGCGGAGGATACCGAAAGGCAGGTGCGGCTGATCGCCGACAATGTGCTTACTATGGCCTATCTGGGTGAGCTGACGATCCTGGTGCAGTGGCTTGATGCCCTGCCCGTTGACGCGGGACAGGACCAGCCCTGGTTCCACGTTTCGCGCGCCTGGGTGTTGGTCTTCGCCGGTCATCTGGACGAGGTTGAGCAGCATCTGTGTGATGCTGAAGAAGTTCTGGGCGCTGCTCCAGGCGGGAACAACGCTGAGCTCGCGAGCGAATATGACCATGTGACAGGCCACATTGCTGCCATACGCGGTTACGTGGCTGGGCTCAGAGGGGAATTCCCCCAACCTATCGAGTATGCCCGCGAGGCGCTGGCGCGCCTACCAGAAAGTGATGCGATAGCGCGTGGCTGGACAACCTTGCTTCTAGCTGTTATGTGGCGAGCACAGGGGGACCTCATTCTGGCGGAACAGGCCTTTCTGGACGCAGCCACCATCAACAGAAACTCCGGCAATATCCTTCTGGCTGTTGACGTTCTTTGGGAGCATAGTGTGCAGCAGCAAATACAAGGGCAATTGCATAAGGCGTTCGACACTTGCCAGCAGGTGTTACAGTTGGCCTCCGAGCATGTTGAGCGAGGCGGGCGGCGTTTGCCGCCTACGGGCTACACGCATATCGG of the Chloroflexota bacterium genome contains:
- a CDS encoding helix-turn-helix transcriptional regulator, with product MTTTLLQTKLYIPQIRPDLVSRSLLVERLNVGLGGNLTLVSAPAGFGKTTLLSQWAEKQDRSVAWVSLDRGDNDPIRFWTYVIAAMQRVRPNLGETVLSALSASQRQAPLTEAMLTGLINEIAEVDAQPFVLVLDDYHLIDNRQVNDDVAFLVEFSPSGMHVILSGRADPPWPLARMRARRQMNELRSKDMRFTQEEATAFLNDVMGLDLSVEDIAILDSQTEGWIAGLQMAALSMQGREDVSGFINAFSGSHRFILDYLVEEVLERCPAGTRDFLIKTSVLERMTAPLCDAITGRNDSAHVLAELEQANLFLVPLDDERRWYRYHHLFGDLLYSRLEQHQPDQIEALHRRASEWNEKNGLLAEAMSHASAAEDTERQVRLIADNVLTMAYLGELTILVQWLDALPVDAGQDQPWFHVSRAWVLVFAGHLDEVEQHLCDAEEVLGAAPGGNNAELASEYDHVTGHIAAIRGYVAGLRGEFPQPIEYAREALARLPESDAIARGWTTLLLAVMWRAQGDLILAEQAFLDAATINRNSGNILLAVDVLWEHSVQQQIQGQLHKAFDTCQQVLQLASEHVERGGRRLPPTGYTHIGISNVLYEWNDLESALTHAEEAVRLCKRWGMADAIVRSQLQLAMTLQANGDEDGALSIMQEARQVAETTLSPMYRNAVAMATAQLHLIRGNVPAASRWADEQGLSADDEFGFQQAVAYLVFARLLIAQGGASLHGALGVLERLQELSAAAGAVGNLIGVLALKALALQAQGDEATALESLNQALSLGEQEGYMRTFIDEGAPMGVLLRKASTSGMAPEYARRLLEAMEGETVMVPHEENVAQLSLAERQPLVESLTERELDVLRLLKTSLSATEIAG